ACGGATTTCAGCGCCGAACGGATCCGAACTCCAGCCATCTCCCTCAGGTACCACGTCGACATGGCATAATATCCCAACTAACTCCTCACCTTCACCCATTTCGATATGGCCAGCGACATTATCGACATTTTTAACAGTAAAACCGTCTTTTTCGCCCAATTGAAGCATGAAATCAAGCGCTTCCTTCACCCCTTTACCGAATGGGGCCTCCTCTGTCGGATGTTCTTCATCCAGTACACTTTTTATTTTCAATAAGTTTTGTGTATCCAGTAATAAGTCCATTTTACGTTTTTCAACTTCTTCTCGCCAATTCAATTCACTCAAAATACGACAACTCCTCTTTTATTATATTTTTCATTTTATCACTTTTACTACCTGATTCGCCAAGCGTTGCTACCTATTCTTCGTATTCCCGTATTATCGCCAACATCAAACTACCGATAAAATTCCCTGCATTTAAAAAAACACCCTCTTTTATTAAGGCTGTTTTCGCATACTTTGTTGCTATTCACCAAGTAATGCGGTGTGGTTGATTTCCCCTCCATTGCCCGCTTTCCGCGGGGCGGACGGTGAGCCTCATCGGCTTGAACGCCTGTGGGGTCTGACCTGTCCCGCTGCTCCCGCAGGAGTCTCGGATTTCCGCTCCAATCAACCTTAAATCGTTTCGTTTTAAAAACAACAATCTTTTCGAAAAGAGCGCTTTTATTAAAAAGAAGATGATTTCATTAGACTATCGTCATCCATAAGCTTTGTTACTTTTCGGTTCAGCCTTGGGATGTATAGAGCTAAAAAAACGGACCGTCCAAAACTGAAAGCCAGGAATGCAAGCCATAATCCATGATTGCCATGATTGCTGACCGCTGTGAATTGGACAAGTAGAAAAGCCGATAATGCAAGGAGCATTGAGTTCCTTACTGGGACGGCTTCTGTCGCACCGGTAAACACTCCATAAAAAATGAGGCCGATAAAGGCACTGAATGGGAATAGGACTATCCAAAGTCCATATTCATGGGCCAGTTCGATGACGCCGGGAATGTCCGTGAAAAGGAGAATGACCTTATCGCTGAACAGATAGTAAGATGCGGCAAGTATGACCGAAGCATACAAGCCCCACCGCGCCGATAGTGAGAGTGTTTTTTTATAAAGGTTTATATCTCTCGAACCAATCGCCTTCCCGACCAGAAGACTCGACGCGTTCGCGAAGCCATCAAAACAATAGGCCATCAAGTAATGGATTTGAATGAGTACGGCATTTGCCGCCAGTGTCTCTGTCCCGAAAGTGGCTCCCTTGGCCGTAAAAAGATTGAAAACCGTGATCAGGCAAATGGTCCTGATGAATAAATCCCTGTTGACCACCATCATTTTTTTCAGGGAAGCCCGATCGAACCCCTCCCGGAATGAAAACGAATCCGGTACGTTAACCGCTTTCCTGATCACCCACAAGCCCAGAAAAAAAGCGGAAATTTCTGATATCAATGAAGCCGCAGCAACCCCTGATACAGACCATGAAAAGCCATTTACAAAAACGAGGCATAAGACAATATTGATCACGTTCATGAAAACTTGAATGAACAAAGATGTTTTTATCCTGGATTTCCCGATTAACCAGCCTAAGATGACATAGTTCAATAATGCAAAAGGCGCACCCCATATCCGGATGCCGAAATAATCTGCGGCAAAGGCGGAAACGTCCGATTCCGGACCGATTGCGCTTAACGAGATATTCAAAATGGGTTTTTGAATCACGATAAAAAGCAGGCCGATGATCGCTGCAATGAAGAAAGGCCGAATCAAGGCCATCAGGCTTTGCTTTTCATCCCGTGCCCCCTCCGCTTGTGCAGCGAAGGCAGATGTACTGACCCGTAGAAAACCAAAAAGCCAATACATCGTATTAAAAATTATGGTTCCGACAGCCACCCCGCCAATATAAGCGGGATCACTCAACTTTCCAACCACAGCCGTATCGACCGCACCGAGCAAGGGCGTACTCATCGTCGAAATCGTAAGCGGGATGGCCAAGGAAAGATACGCTCTGTTATTCATAAAATGATGACCTCCTATGTACATGAAAGTTCTGAAAAATCAGAAATGGAATGGCATTATAAAAAATTGTATTTAAAGTACAAAAAGATTGCAGTATTCAATTTTAATTACTAGAATTGAATATATGGTGCTCCCCGGCATGCATGGGATGCCTCTACAAGATTACTTGTGAATCATTTCAAATAGAACGGTAAAGCTAATTAGATATTGATAATTTACGGTTTCAATATTAGAAGCTTGAAAGATTGATACCGCTTTCAACCCGCAGCAGTTATGGGAAGTCCCTTTTTTCACAGGCATACATGTACTTTCTTTTCCAGCAAGAAAAAGGATATTCGAAAGCCGGAAAATAAAATTCTTGACAGATTCTTGAAGGAGTTATAGTATTGCTCGTTGATAATATAACTTTTGCACTATGTTTGAACATAAATTCATCGTTATAACAACTAATTAGGAGTGATCATGATGGGAAGATTGACTAATAAAGTAGCCATTATCACCGGAGGAGCATCTGGTATGGGCCGGGAAATGGTAGACCTATTCACAAAAGAAGGAGCACAAGTCATTGCTGCTGATATCAATGAAAAAGCTGTAGCTGCTGTGAATGAACTGGATAATGTCCATGGAACTGTACTTGATGTATCTTCAGACGAAAGCTGGAAAAAGGTGACGGATGAAGTTATCGCTAAATTTGGCAAAATCGACATTTTGGTAAACAATGCCGGTATCTCAACAGAAAAAGGCATCAACGATACGACTTTGGCCGATTGGCAGCTAATGTTAAGCATCAATGGCTTTGGACCATTCCTTGGAATGAAACACGTTATTCCTCATATGGCTAAAGAAGGTAAAGGCGCAGTTGTAAACATTTCTTCCTTCACTGCTCAAATCGGAATGGGCTTGAACTCTTACTCAGCCTCAAAAGGGGCCGTTCGTGCTATTTCCAAGGCTGCCGCAACGCAATATGGCCGCATGGGCGTCCGTGTCAATGCCGTATTCCCTGGTATCATCGAAACACCGATGACTCAAAAATTGGAAGAGTCAAAAGAGTTAGTGAACCAAATGATCAAAGCGACTCCATTACAACGTTTGGGTCAGCCGGCGGATATTGCAAATGCCGTGCTTTATCTAGCATCCGATGAAGCTTCATACGTAACTGGTGCCGAGCTTGTCATCGACGGCGGATACTCAGCTCAATAATTAAAGGCAGAAATGGAAAATCCCGTTTCTAAAGATCCAGAAACGGGATTTTCTGATTCAATGAAGGAATTTGGTAAGTTGAAATGAGTTACGTTAACACACCAATAAAATAACCAAAAGTCGTAAATACCAAACACCAGCTGAAAGCACCTGCTCCTGCGAAGATAAAGTACTTTCGTTTCCCCATCCCATTCATACCGGAAATGTAACTGGCGAAGTGACGGACCCCTGGGATGAAATAGGCTATGATGATGGTCCAAGGACCGTATTTATTGAACCATTCCTCCAACCTCTCCAACCTCGCTGGGGTCATTTTGATCCACTTACCATGCTTCCTCAAAAAAGGTTTCCCCACCTTTTTTCCGATGAAATAACTGACAAGCATCCCGGTTATCGATCCAAGGAAACTGACAAGGAATGCTCCCTGGACATTCAAAACGGAAATGGATGACAAATAACCGACAAAAGTCATCATGAACTCATCAGGTACCGGCAAGCCAATAATCCCAATGGCCAACAGTCCATATATTGCAAAATAACCATAGTTTGATATTAAGTCTTTTATTATATCCATCTAAAGTACTCCATCTCAGCACCCTTTTTTAAAGTAATCCATTTTCTTACACGGGCCTGGGTAACGTGATTACTCTTTTTTAATAGGATAACCTAATTTAACCCAAATGAGTTGGTTTTCCTAAAAAAAAAGAGAAAAAAAAAAGAATGGACACGTTTTTTGTTGAAATACCTGTATAAAATGCTATTCAATCGAAATGAAAAACGGCAACAATAAAGCGGACTCTATACCTGAGTCCGCTTCTTCTTAATTCACAAGCTTTATTTCATTGATTGGCCAATACACTAGATTCGCCTTGCCGACAATTTCATCGACGGAAATCGTGCCTATTTCACGGCTATCCAAACTATTTTGGCGATTGTCCCCCATAAGGAACAACTGGCCTTCCGGCACTGTCATGCTGCCTGTAATATCTTCTAGCTTGAAGGATTCAGTCAGCGGCACCCCTGCCATCTGATTCTTATATTTGTCCAAGTAAGGTTCTTCATAAGCTTTCCCATTAATATAAAGCGTATCATCTTTATATTCAATATGGTCACCTGGCAGACCAATTACCCTTTTTATATAATCTTTATCTACCGTTGCATGAAAAACGACAATGTCAAACCGGTCTATATTATCGATATTCGTTCCAAACTTGGTAAGAACAATTCTTTCGTGGTCTTGCAGAGTAGGCATCATTGACTCACCGTCCACGACAATCGGTGCAAAAATATACGTTCGAATTAAAAAAGCTAGAATGACTGCAATCAATATCGCTTTTATCCATGAAAAAACTTCTTTTCTTTTTTCCAATCGAAGTCCCTCTCTCTATTTTTTATTCATGTCATTATATCATAAACCTTTAATGATCACGTCATGTAAATACCCACATTTTACACATTGTCAATCACTTCCATTTTTCATGCTGGATTTCGATGCTTTCCCACTCTATTTCCCTGCGCTGCATCTTGCCTGGACAAATCGCATTATATGTACGGACTTTCTCATTTATTTCATCAATTCGTTTCATTAATTCAGACTCAGTTCCATTCATTTTTTTCAATTGAACCAATCCGGACAGCTCTTCCCGAATTTCTTTTTGCCATTTTATCCAAAGCGGAAGGTAGCCGGCTTCTTTGGCCTTCGTCAAGAAGTTGTCATATATATTTCCCGATAGCGCCGACTCCGGAAGCGGTTTTCCAAAGCCGGGATTATTCTTCAGCCCGCCGTCCCTTTCATATTCCTTAAAAATCTGATCCATCCAGTTCACATGCCCGTGTTCTTTGCCCATAAACATTCCCCCTTCAGATCACTTCTAGTTACATGTATTTACAATTATAACATTTTTATCAACACAGGCTCCACCCCGTAGAATCAATCGCTGAACACTTTCTACTATTATATATGCACATCTTTCAGCCAAACACATTCAGACAGCAAAAAAAAGGATCCCCCTATTGCGTAACAGGTTCCCTTTTGAGGTGAAAACATTGCAAATCGCATCATATTTTTTGTCACTAATATCAATGGAATTCTCTGTTGTCAATAAACGCAAAGAAGGGATAGCTTAATGGCTATCCCTTAAATTCTCTATCGACTACCTTTAATTAAATAAATTTGTTGTCTATTTTTATAGCTCTTTTCGTAAAGATTATTGTTTTTAAAACGGTTGATTGGAGCGGAAGTGCGAGACTCCTTCGGCAGCGGGACAGGTGAGACCCCACAGGCGTTCACGCCGAGGAGGCTCACCGCCCGCCCCGCGGAAAGCGAGCAATGGAGGGGAAATCAACCAGCCGCATTACTTGGTGAATAGCAATAAAGTATGCGAAAACAGCCATTTTTATAGAGTGTCTTCATCGCTTTTATACTCCAAAATCTCACCTGGCTGACAATCCAAAGTCTTGCATATCGCTTCTAATGTTGAAAAACGAACCGCTTTTGCTTTTCCATTTTTCAGAATGGAAAGATTCGCCATAGTAATTCCAACCCTCTCCGAAAGCTCCGTTACGCTCATTTTTCGTTTTGCTAACATCACATCAATATTAATAATAATTGCCATATCCTCCACCTCAAACCGTCAAATCATTTTCTGATTTTATGTTAATCGCTTCTTTTAGAAGCCGTTGGAGGACAGCAGCAAAAACGGCGATAACCATAGAGGCGAAAATAATGACCAATCCGATTGGCATGAAACTTGGAGGGTCAACTCTCTTCCCCATGAGATAGTAAAGCGGCATACCTAGCAGATACAAGGTACTGATGGTGATGGCACAGTATTTTATATTCTTTAAAGCTTTTACCGATAATTCCGAGAATGCTTGGTTCTTATCAATATAGCTTAAAAGTTTAAAAGCCTGATACAGAGCAAAGTAAAAAGGAATCGCTGCTGCGTACATATCAATTAAAACGAGAGATTTCATATAAGCCATTTTTGGATACAATTCTCCAGCAAAATCCCCAATCTTAGGCACTAAAAATATGCACAAAGCGAGAATTGGGATTCCAATAAGAATAACAGCCATCTTCAAAAAGAGTGTTGTTCCTCGTTTCATAAAGTGCACCTCACTTATTTAATGTCAGTTTTGACTTTACTACATAATTTATTGTTTTACAATAAATTAGTATTGTTTTTTATTATATTATTATTGTTATCAAAGTACCCTTTTAATTTTGACAAAAATAAAAAGCATTTCTCATTACAAAGAAATGCTCTTACTTTTAAATGTTAAATTTACAACTAATTCCAAATATTTCAATAAAGGAAATCAACAACGAAAAATAACAGAACCTCCTTAAATAAATAATAATCCTTGTAATTCTCCGTTAAATTCGCACTGTTCATTTCCATATTCGAGAATTGGTATGTGCAATCAAGATTGAATTTTAATAAAAACATCAAAGAGTGTAGTAATATCAAGGAAATAAAAAACGTGAATTCATGGTAAAAATGTATTGTGAAATTGACTTTTTACTTCTATTTAACAGTGATTTTCCGTTTTACTTCTGCCTTGTTCTTCGATTTATCCGTAACTGTGTAAGTCAATGTATAGGTGCCTTTTTTCTTCGTATTCACAGTCCCTGTTATTTTGATCTTACTTGTTAAACTTCCATCAAGATTATCTTTCGCGGATACACCTGATTTAGGATTGAATGACGAGTTATAGGCAATGGTTTTGCTTTTTGCACCGGAAATGACCGGCTTGGTGCTGTCTACCGTAATCTTTCTTGTGACTGTCGCAGTATTTTTCGATGAATCAGTGACTGTATACTTTAATGTATACGTTCCTTTTTTCTTTGTATTCACCGTACCTGTCACCTTTATTTTACTAGTCATGTTGCCATCCAGGTTATCTTTCGCGGATACGCCTGATTTAGGGTTGAATGTCGAATAATAGCCGACGGTTTTACTATTGGCTCCCGAGATGACTGGCTTGGTGCCGTCTATCGTGATCTTTCTTGTGACTGTCGCTGCATTTTCCGATGAATCGGTGACCGTATACTTCAATGTATAGGTCCCCTTTTTCTTCGTATTCACAGTACCCGTCACTTTGATTTTACTAGTCAAGCTGCCATCGGCATTATCCTTGGCACTCACGTTTGTTTTTGGATTGAATGAAGAATTAAGTTTGATGGTTTTATTCCCGGCACCGGAAATTACCGGCTTGACTTTGTCATAAACGGTTATTTTCCTTATGACCTTGGCAACATTCCCAGCTTTGTCTGCCACCGTATAAGTCAAAGTATAGGTGCCCACTTTCTTGGTATCCACCTTACCTTCCACACGTATGGCACTCGTTAAGTCACCATCTTTATCATCCTTCGCCTTTACGCTGGTTTTAGGATTGAAAGTTGAGTTGAATGGTATCGATTTACCAGTTGCTCCTGAAATTACAGGTTTATTCGTATCCTTGATGGGCACAACACCCGATGGCCTATTGGATAAGTAAGCCGATGAGATATATCCCTTGATACTCTTGTCTTCCGTTTGTACGGGGTAAAAGACAAATTTATTTCCTTTAGATTCGTGATAGCCAAAATTCCCTGTGATGATCAAGCTTGTATTGGGTGGCACAAGTACCGCACCTGCCGTAGTGCTTATTTCTTTCCTGATATTCGCACTGGATGTCGTCAAAACTTTGTCTCCGGCCTTGAACCAATAAACAGAGTCATGCGTTTGGTCTGTCAGTGTGTATTCAAGATTTTTAAAGATGATATTTTCGGTGCTTTCCCGATCATATTGAAAGTCCGTTGTTTTGAATGGATATTTGGCCAGTTTTGTGCCATCCAAATAACTTTGTTTTTCTATCTCGGCAAAAACCTCCTCTTGATAGGCATTCGGATTTATTTTCCCGTTTTCCTGGTAAAGAGGACTGTTAACCGGTTTTGTCCCGTTGTATGCCATGACAGGGAAATACCAATTTTCGATGACCCTTCGTCCTGCACCTTTGATCTTGGGCAAATCCCTTCTTGAATACATGCCATTCAACACCTCGACGCCTGCCTCGATATTGTAGACTATATCATTTTCCAGCTTTTTCTGGTCATACCCACTTTTATTGGTAAGCTGCATTAGACCGATACCGCCATCGCCGGATTTATTCGGTGTACCGTCCTCATTAAACTGACTCCAATCCCCGTTTTCCTGCGTAGCCACCGCTTTTACCACTTCAGGAGGGATTTCGGCCTCTATTGCCGCATTCGTCAGTAAGCAGTTAATTTGCTTATGGGAAGGATTTTCATTGGATTGAATCTTACCGAATGATGAACACGCATTGGTTATTCCAGACTCCGCAAAAGCCTGTCCATTGAACAAACCGAGCGTTAAACAGGTCAGTGCCCCAACCTTCATTAAAGGTATCCTCATTGATTGAACTCCAGTCTATTTATATTTAAATCTATAATAATAGTAACATGATAGACTGGTGATTGCAGGTATAAATAGGAATATCCCCCTAATATATCCGCACGGCACAAAGGAGCTGACCCGCATTTTCCGGTCAGCTCCTTTGTTTTCAAATTACACTATGTATAATGTCAGATCATACGATCACTTCCACCGTTTCCCTCGGCTTCCTTACAAGGCACATGATACCCGGTATGATGAAGAAAAAAAGCGGCCAAATATGAAAGATCGTCAGAATGCCCGTAATGATCAATAAGATTCCGGCTCCCTTCGCTTTGCCGCCTTTTAATAGAAAGATAGAGATCAAACCGCCCGCCAATGCAATGAACAGCGATATGATTCCAGCCCATAGTATGCCCATGAACAACTTGATCGACATATCTACCTCAGACGAGGAAATCTCTGAATCTGTCATTAAAGAGTAGTCCATCATTTCTTTCATATCGATACTGTTGAGATAAACGGCCGCTATGATCGTCATGATTAAAAAAATCACAGCGATACCCACGCCTAAGATACTTAATACGAATTCCCATGTCCGTTTCATTTACTTCGCCTCCCTGGAAAAGTCACGTATATATAATACCCAATCTGTGCAGAAATAAAAGACTTTTATTCCTTACTCCCCAAAATCTTATGAACGTCCATTTGGTAAAGCTGACCAACTCCATTCCCTTTTTTCAATCGATCATATAATTCATCTCTTTTACTTTCCAGGTTAATCATCTTTGTCATATGTTTTATAAAGAAACGGACCGCCTTCACAAACAGAACCAGCAGGGCAACGTAGAATAATTGCCATAAAATATCGCCCATATTAAACATGAAATCACCCTACAACATTTCTACGGGTATGCATCACGAATCCCCTCCATAGGAAATAGACTCTGTTTTCATCAGAGCCTAAAAAACATTCCTATTCAAGATCAACTCCACCAATTGTTCGACAGACGGTTCCTTCGGCATCATGTCCAATGTAAATCCATAGTCTTTAAGTCTATTGCCGGTACTTTCCCCGATTACCCCGATGAGGGCTTGATTTAGCAGCCCTTCAACATCCACGTCTGCCTTTTTCCCATATTGCATAAGCATATCAACTGAATGCCGATTCGAAAATAGTACCGTTCCGACAGCTATCCCTTCCAGCATTCTCGGAAGGATTTCAAGAAATCTTTCATCGACAGATTTATCGACTGATTGAAAATAGTCTCCGTCCCCATGAGCAGGGTCTCTTTGATCTCTGTTTCGATCACCAACAACCAACAAGGTTCCGGCTTCCGACATCTCGGATTTGAGCTCGGCCATCAGTCCCCGTTGCTGTAAAGCCTTTTTCGATTTCCTTGATAACACATAAAGTTTAGAAGAAATCCGGCGGAAGTCAATAGCATGTTCAGTGAGTGAATCCAAGAATCCATGGACACTTTCGGGAGAAGTGAAGAGAATCCGATCATACAAAAGTAAAGAGAGCAGCTGACTTTCATCTATTTTCACTTTGGCCGCTTTCCATTTAGGAAACTCGATGACTTCGCCGCCAAGTTCATGCAGGGTTTCTGCCAAGGAACTTTTTGCCGTCCCGGTCCGGGCCACTAAAAACCGTTGCCCAAACAGTGGCTTCTTTTCGAACCATTGCAGTTTTCCCCTTAGTGAAATGATATCCCCGACCAAGGTGATCGCAGGATTGCCAAGCGACCTTTCACTTACCCTTTCGACGATATCATCCAAAGTCCCCTCGACACTTTCCTGTCTTCCATAAGTGCCCCATTGTATGACGAGTGCCGGCGTATTCCCCGGCTTTCCATGATTGATCAAATTTTCACGGATATGCGGAAGGTTGGCTACACCCATATAAAAGGCAACCGTATCGATGCTTTTCACAAGCCCGTTCCAATCCATATCCTTCTTCGTTTGGTCATGGCCCGTCACCATCGCAAAGGAACGTCCATAATCCCGATGCGTGACAGGGACTCCCGCGTACATGGATGCAGCAATGCTGGACGTAACCCCCGGAATGACTTCGAATGGGATTCCCACATCTTTCAACGATTCGGCTTCCTCCCCTACTCTTCCAAAAACGGAAGGATCCCCGCCTTTCAAGCGGACGACCCGATGCCCTGCCATTGCTTTGGAAACAAGAAGCTCATTGATTTCCCCTTGACTGATGCCATTCGTATAAGGTGTCTTGCCACAATATACCAATTCACAATCGAGGGTGGCAGCCTCCAACAGCTTTGGATTAAGCAATCTGTCATATAAAATGATGTCCGCTTTTTCAATCGCTTTTTGACCTTTTACGCTAATAAGGCCCACATCACCCGGACCAGCACCCACAAAATAGACCTTGCCCTTGGTCATGCCGAATTCACTCCTATCTGCTTGCTATTCCCTGATAATATTTCACCAGCTCCACCATTGCACTGCCCATCCGCTGATCTTCAGGATATATGACCCGCTCGATCCCTTCATCGATTATGACCTGCGCCGTTACCTTTCCGACCGCAAGAGCAATTACATCTGATGCAAACAGGTCGGTTATCTTATCCTCCGCACCTTGTTCACGGACAAAACTCATTAAATTTCGCGGCTGCGGTGCACTCGTGAACACAACCGAATCGATTTTGCCTTCAAGGATTTCTTGGATCAGCTGTTGCATCGTTTCTTTTTCAGGCGGTATATGTTCATATGGCAGGATTTCTTTATGTTCCACTTTTTGTTCATCCAACCAGTTCATCAAAAGAGGCGCCGGATCGCCGTGAAGCTGCAAAGCGACCTTTACACCTTCAGGCATATGGCCTTCCAGATTGCGAACAAGCCCTGCCGTACT
This sequence is a window from Brevibacillus sp. JNUCC-41. Protein-coding genes within it:
- a CDS encoding DedA family protein; protein product: MDIIKDLISNYGYFAIYGLLAIGIIGLPVPDEFMMTFVGYLSSISVLNVQGAFLVSFLGSITGMLVSYFIGKKVGKPFLRKHGKWIKMTPARLERLEEWFNKYGPWTIIIAYFIPGVRHFASYISGMNGMGKRKYFIFAGAGAFSWCLVFTTFGYFIGVLT
- the lepB gene encoding signal peptidase I — encoded protein: MEKRKEVFSWIKAILIAVILAFLIRTYIFAPIVVDGESMMPTLQDHERIVLTKFGTNIDNIDRFDIVVFHATVDKDYIKRVIGLPGDHIEYKDDTLYINGKAYEEPYLDKYKNQMAGVPLTESFKLEDITGSMTVPEGQLFLMGDNRQNSLDSREIGTISVDEIVGKANLVYWPINEIKLVN
- a CDS encoding uroporphyrinogen-III synthase translates to MSKLNGRTVALLGARKTEELSKIVQNLGGVPLVRPAQGTVFLDDSHLEEDVTRLMAGEFDWIILTTGVGTELLYKTAVKMEAGDRFIEALQSMKIAARGYKTVNMLKKLGLQPLIRDDDGSTAGLVRNLEGHMPEGVKVALQLHGDPAPLLMNWLDEQKVEHKEILPYEHIPPEKETMQQLIQEILEGKIDSVVFTSAPQPRNLMSFVREQGAEDKITDLFASDVIALAVGKVTAQVIIDEGIERVIYPEDQRMGSAMVELVKYYQGIASR
- a CDS encoding DUF2975 domain-containing protein, which encodes MKRGTTLFLKMAVILIGIPILALCIFLVPKIGDFAGELYPKMAYMKSLVLIDMYAAAIPFYFALYQAFKLLSYIDKNQAFSELSVKALKNIKYCAITISTLYLLGMPLYYLMGKRVDPPSFMPIGLVIIFASMVIAVFAAVLQRLLKEAINIKSENDLTV
- a CDS encoding DUF4064 domain-containing protein, coding for MKRTWEFVLSILGVGIAVIFLIMTIIAAVYLNSIDMKEMMDYSLMTDSEISSSEVDMSIKLFMGILWAGIISLFIALAGGLISIFLLKGGKAKGAGILLIITGILTIFHIWPLFFFIIPGIMCLVRKPRETVEVIV
- a CDS encoding MATE family efflux transporter, translated to MNNRAYLSLAIPLTISTMSTPLLGAVDTAVVGKLSDPAYIGGVAVGTIIFNTMYWLFGFLRVSTSAFAAQAEGARDEKQSLMALIRPFFIAAIIGLLFIVIQKPILNISLSAIGPESDVSAFAADYFGIRIWGAPFALLNYVILGWLIGKSRIKTSLFIQVFMNVINIVLCLVFVNGFSWSVSGVAAASLISEISAFFLGLWVIRKAVNVPDSFSFREGFDRASLKKMMVVNRDLFIRTICLITVFNLFTAKGATFGTETLAANAVLIQIHYLMAYCFDGFANASSLLVGKAIGSRDINLYKKTLSLSARWGLYASVILAASYYLFSDKVILLFTDIPGVIELAHEYGLWIVLFPFSAFIGLIFYGVFTGATEAVPVRNSMLLALSAFLLVQFTAVSNHGNHGLWLAFLAFSFGRSVFLALYIPRLNRKVTKLMDDDSLMKSSSF
- the cobA gene encoding uroporphyrinogen-III C-methyltransferase produces the protein MTKGKVYFVGAGPGDVGLISVKGQKAIEKADIILYDRLLNPKLLEAATLDCELVYCGKTPYTNGISQGEINELLVSKAMAGHRVVRLKGGDPSVFGRVGEEAESLKDVGIPFEVIPGVTSSIAASMYAGVPVTHRDYGRSFAMVTGHDQTKKDMDWNGLVKSIDTVAFYMGVANLPHIRENLINHGKPGNTPALVIQWGTYGRQESVEGTLDDIVERVSERSLGNPAITLVGDIISLRGKLQWFEKKPLFGQRFLVARTGTAKSSLAETLHELGGEVIEFPKWKAAKVKIDESQLLSLLLYDRILFTSPESVHGFLDSLTEHAIDFRRISSKLYVLSRKSKKALQQRGLMAELKSEMSEAGTLLVVGDRNRDQRDPAHGDGDYFQSVDKSVDERFLEILPRMLEGIAVGTVLFSNRHSVDMLMQYGKKADVDVEGLLNQALIGVIGESTGNRLKDYGFTLDMMPKEPSVEQLVELILNRNVF
- a CDS encoding helix-turn-helix domain-containing protein, with amino-acid sequence MAIIINIDVMLAKRKMSVTELSERVGITMANLSILKNGKAKAVRFSTLEAICKTLDCQPGEILEYKSDEDTL
- a CDS encoding immunoglobulin-like domain-containing protein; protein product: MRIPLMKVGALTCLTLGLFNGQAFAESGITNACSSFGKIQSNENPSHKQINCLLTNAAIEAEIPPEVVKAVATQENGDWSQFNEDGTPNKSGDGGIGLMQLTNKSGYDQKKLENDIVYNIEAGVEVLNGMYSRRDLPKIKGAGRRVIENWYFPVMAYNGTKPVNSPLYQENGKINPNAYQEEVFAEIEKQSYLDGTKLAKYPFKTTDFQYDRESTENIIFKNLEYTLTDQTHDSVYWFKAGDKVLTTSSANIRKEISTTAGAVLVPPNTSLIITGNFGYHESKGNKFVFYPVQTEDKSIKGYISSAYLSNRPSGVVPIKDTNKPVISGATGKSIPFNSTFNPKTSVKAKDDKDGDLTSAIRVEGKVDTKKVGTYTLTYTVADKAGNVAKVIRKITVYDKVKPVISGAGNKTIKLNSSFNPKTNVSAKDNADGSLTSKIKVTGTVNTKKKGTYTLKYTVTDSSENAATVTRKITIDGTKPVISGANSKTVGYYSTFNPKSGVSAKDNLDGNMTSKIKVTGTVNTKKKGTYTLKYTVTDSSKNTATVTRKITVDSTKPVISGAKSKTIAYNSSFNPKSGVSAKDNLDGSLTSKIKITGTVNTKKKGTYTLTYTVTDKSKNKAEVKRKITVK
- a CDS encoding SDR family NAD(P)-dependent oxidoreductase: MGRLTNKVAIITGGASGMGREMVDLFTKEGAQVIAADINEKAVAAVNELDNVHGTVLDVSSDESWKKVTDEVIAKFGKIDILVNNAGISTEKGINDTTLADWQLMLSINGFGPFLGMKHVIPHMAKEGKGAVVNISSFTAQIGMGLNSYSASKGAVRAISKAAATQYGRMGVRVNAVFPGIIETPMTQKLEESKELVNQMIKATPLQRLGQPADIANAVLYLASDEASYVTGAELVIDGGYSAQ
- a CDS encoding DnaJ family domain-containing protein, which gives rise to MGKEHGHVNWMDQIFKEYERDGGLKNNPGFGKPLPESALSGNIYDNFLTKAKEAGYLPLWIKWQKEIREELSGLVQLKKMNGTESELMKRIDEINEKVRTYNAICPGKMQRREIEWESIEIQHEKWK